A genomic window from Arvicola amphibius chromosome 5, mArvAmp1.2, whole genome shotgun sequence includes:
- the LOC119815197 gene encoding 60S ribosomal protein L39-like, translating into MIVMNKISLKRGSRILFFQSGPPPPLSCAMCTIHLTRLLAVSSHKTFRIKQFLAKRANHPVPQWIRMKTGNKIRFNSKRRHWRRTKLGL; encoded by the coding sequence ATGATAGTAatgaataaaatatctttaaaaagaggtTCTCGAATCCTGTTCTTCCAGTCAggacctcctcctcccctttcctgcgCCATGTGCACCATACACCTGACTCGGCTTCTCGCCGTGTCTTCTCACAAGACTTTCAGAATCAAGCAATTCCTGGCCAAAAGAGCAAATCATCCTGTTCCTCAGTGGATTAGGATGAAAACTGGTAACAAAATCAGGTTCAACTCCAAGAGAAGACACTGGAGGAGAACAAAGCTGGGTCTGTAA